In the genome of Elephas maximus indicus isolate mEleMax1 chromosome 6, mEleMax1 primary haplotype, whole genome shotgun sequence, one region contains:
- the LOC126078494 gene encoding olfactory receptor 12-like, with protein MPTHRDGNLSGLSLQEFVLVGFEGELETRVLLFAVFLVLYVVTVLGNLTMIMVITLDVRLHSPMYFFLKNLSFLDLCYASVIAPKALVNFFSSTKIITFTNCATQFFFFSLLATTETFLLVTMAYDRFMAICSPLHYPVTMCPSACTRLVLGTYCGGCLNSIVQTSLTFSLPFCSSHHINHFFCDVPPLLQIACTNTALNELLLFGLCGLIIVGTTLIVLVSYGYITVTILRMRSGTGRHKVFSTCGSHMTVVSLFYGTLFVMYAQPGAVRSMEQGKVVSIFYTLVIPMLNPLIYSLRNKDVKEALQRLGQKHTVV; from the coding sequence ATGCCAACCCACAGAGATGGGAATCTCTCAGGGCTCTCTTTGCAGGAGTTTGTTCTAGTGGGATTTGAGGGTGAGCTGGAGACACGGGTCCTGCTCTTTGCTGTGTTCCTGGTCCTGTATGTGGTGACCGTGCTGGGAAACCTCACAATGATCATGGTCATCACGCTGGATGTCCGCCTCCactcccccatgtacttcttcctcaagAACCTCTCCTTCCTGGACCTCTGTTACGCCTCCGTCATCGCCCCCAAGGCCCTGGTCAACTTCTTTTCCTCAACCAAGATCATTACCTTTACCAACTGTGCCACCcagttcttcttcttctctctgcTGGCTACCACCGAGACTTTTCTCCTGGTCActatggcctatgaccgcttcaTGGCCATCTGTAGCCCCCTGCACTACCCAGTCACAATGTGCCCCTCAGCCTGCACCCGCCTGGTGCTGGGCACCTACTGTGGAGGCTGTCTCAACTCCATCGTGCAGACCAGCCTCACCTTCAGCCTCCCATTCTGCAGCTCCCACCACATCAATCACTTCTTCTGCGACGTGCCACCCCTGCTCCAGATTGCCTGCACCAACACGGCCCTCAATGAGCTGCTTTTGTTTGGTCTCTGTGGGCTGATCATTGTGGGCACCACCCTCATTGTCCTTGTCTCCTATGGCTATATCACAGTGACCATCCTGAGGATGCGTTCAGGGACCGGGAGACACAAGGTCTTCTCCACCTGTGGCTCCCACATGACTGTGGTATCCCTATTTTATGGAACCCTCTTTGTCATGTATGCTCAGCCAGGAGCTGTTCGGTCCATGGAGCAGGGCAAGGTGGTCTCCATCTTCTACACCTTAGTCATTCCCATGCTCAACCCCCTCATCTACAGTCTGCGAAACAAAGATGTGAAGGAGGCCCTGCAGAGGCTGGGCCAGAAACACACAGTGGTTTGA